In the Phaseolus vulgaris cultivar G19833 chromosome 7, P. vulgaris v2.0, whole genome shotgun sequence genome, one interval contains:
- the LOC137828114 gene encoding carboxylesterase 1-like: protein MFEGNQVDPFHHLKILHNSDDTLTRLRQDPLTHPTSDPTLPIPVLTQDATINQSNQTFARIFLPRQALHNSSTNLPLIVYFHGGGFILFSAATSFFHDACVNLAKDTNSIVVSVDYRLAPEHRLPAAYDDAVEALSWLKSKPHDWLRNHADYANCYLMGSSAGANIAYHAALRVAAETNSDGINYLEPLKIRGLILSQPFFGATERVPSEVRLAEDPVLAPHVCDVLWELSLPVGVDREHEYCNPRGGDGGVILERVKELSWRVMVSGCHEDPLVDHQIGLATLLQEKGVPLLTSFDPTGSHGAEVRHHLHQNRLHHLVKHFIAAPPPSIHHLSPPNSA from the coding sequence ATGTTTGAGGGTAACCAAGTGGATCCCTTCCACCATCTGAAAATTCTCCACAACTCCGACGACACCCTCACTCGCCTGCGTCAAGACCCACTCACCCATCCAACGTCCGATCCCACCCTCCCCATCCCCGTTCTCACCCAAGACGCAACCATCAACCAATCAAACCAAACCTTCGCCCGCATATTCCTCCCACGCCAAGCACTGCATAACTCCTCCACCAACCTCCCTCTCATCGTTTACTTCCACGGCGGCGGCTTCATCCTCTTCAGCGCCGCCACAAGCTTCTTCCACGACGCCTGCGTAAACCTCGCAAAAGACACGAATTCCATCGTCGTTTCTGTGGACTACCGCCTCGCCCCCGAACACCGACTCCCCGCCGCCTACGACGACGCCGTCGAAGCGCTTTCCTGGCTCAAATCCAAGCCACACGATTGGTTGAGAAACCACGCCGACTATGCCAACTGTTACCTCATGGGAAGTAGCGCCGGAGCGAACATCGCGTACCACGCGGCTCTACGTGTGGCTGCGGAAACTAACTCCGATGGGATTAATTACCTGGAGCCACTTAAGATCCGAGGGCTGATATTGAGTCAACCGTTTTTCGGGGCCACAGAGAGGGTTCCTTCTGAGGTGAGACTTGCGGAGGATCCGGTTTTGGCGCCGCACGTGTGTGACGTGCTGTGGGAGCTGTCGTTGCCCGTTGGGGTTGACCGCGAGCACGAGTATTGCAACCCTCGTGGTGGCGATGGCGGTGTGATTTTGGAGAGGGTGAAGGAGCTGTCGTGGCGCGTGATGGTGAGTGGGTGCCATGAGGACCCTCTTGTTGACCATCAGATTGGTCTGGCCACACTTTTGCAGGAGAAGGGTGTTCCCCTTCTCACCAGCTTTGACCCAACCGGATCTCATGGGGCTGAGGTTCGTCATCATCTCCACCAAAACCGACTCCATCACCTCGTTAAACATTTCATtgctgctcctcctccctccaTCCACCATTTATCACCTCCAAACTCTGCTTAA
- the LOC137828080 gene encoding PTI1-like tyrosine-protein kinase At3g15890, with protein sequence MKFKCFSCFLCDKEQSQIQNGKEKKKRDYPWEIYTLKELLRATNNFHQDNKIGEGGFGSVYWGRTSKGVEIAVKRLKTMTAKAEMEFAVEVEVLGRVRHKNLLGLRGFYAGGEERLIVYDYMPNHSLLNHLHGQLATDSLLDWPRRMSIAIGAAEGLVYLHHEANPHIIHRDIKASNVLLDSEFEAKVADFGFAKLIPEGVSHLTTRVKGTLGYLAPEYAMWGKVSESCDVYSFGILLLEIVSSKKPIEKLPGGVKRDIVQWVTPHFQKGNITHIADSKLKGRFDLEQLKRVIMIAIRCTDNSPEKRPSMVEVVEWLKGGLGRRKKEIPNSTHTNGDGEIRRTQSKLKIPSDDDGLKIR encoded by the exons ATGAAGTTTAAATGTTTCAGTTGTTTTCTTTGTGACAAAGAGCAATCCCAGATACA GAATGgcaaggagaagaagaaaagggACTATCCATGGGAAATATACACCTTGAAGGAGTTGCTTCGTGCAACAAACAATTTTCACCAAGATAACAAGATAGGAGAGGGTGGATTTGGAAGTGTTTATTGGGGTCGAACAAGTAAAGGCGTGGAG ATCGCAGTGAAGCGGTTGAAGACCATGACTGCAAAGGCAGAGATGGAGTTTGCAGTGGAAGTGGAAGTACTGGGAAGGGTGAGGCATAAGAATTTGTTAGGGTTGCGTGGATTCTATGCAGGAGGTGAAGAAAGGTTGATTGTCTATGATTACATGCCTAATCACAGTTTGCTCAATCATTTGCATGGTCAACTTGCCACCGATTCTTTGCTAGATTGGCCGAGAAGAATGAGCATAGCAATTGGAGCAGCTGAAGGCTTGGT GTATTTGCACCATGAGGCAAATCCTCACATCATTCATAGAGACATAAAGGCAAGCAATGTTCTCTTGGACTCTGAATTTGAAGCCAAGGTTGCTGATTTTGGGTTTGCTAAGTTGATACCAGAGGGTGTAAGCCATCTGACAACAAGGGTTAAAGGCACCCTTGGATATTTGGCACCAGAATATGCCATGTGGGGGAAGGTTTCTGAGAGCTGTGATGTTTACAGTTTTGGGATTTTGCTTTTGGAGATTGTGAGTTCCAAGAAACCAATTGAAAAACTCCCTGGTGGAGTGAAAAGGGACATAGTTCAGTGGGTTACACCACATTTTCAAAAGGGTAACATCACTCATATTGCAGATTCAAAATTAAAGGGACGATTCGATTTGGAGCAGTTGAAACGTGTAATTATGATAGCCATAAGGTGCACTGATAATAGTCCAGAGAAAAGGCCTAGCATGGTAGAGGTGGTGGAGTGGCTCAAGGGTGGCTTGGGGAGGAGAAAAAAAGAGATTCCAAATTCAACTCACACCAATGGAGATGGAGAGATTAGAAGAACACAATCCAAGTTGAAAATACCAAGTGATGATGATGGActtaaaataagataa
- the LOC137828081 gene encoding carboxylesterase 1-like, giving the protein MAVHKVTTVFSICLILIHASKLAHSAMDPYKALNIILNPNGTLTRLSIPPQSPPSPDPTLPTPVLSKDLPINKSNHTWARIYLPHQAQDHSPNHKLPLIVFYHGGGFLFYSAASTYFHDFCVRMAHATQSVVVSVDYRLAPEHRLPAAYEDSVEALHWIKASKDRWLRHADYSRCYLMGESAGGNIAYTAGLRAAAEVENLKPLKIEGLMLIQPFFGGTKRSPSEIRLAEDKTIPLPITDLMWNLSLPFGVDRDYEYSNPTVHGGDKILDGIKVLGWRVAVFGCEGDPLVDRERELVKLLQQKGVHVAGKFYEGGRHGIFVGDPSMSVHVFNHLKTLY; this is encoded by the coding sequence ATGGCAGTACACAAAGTGACTACTGTGTTCTCCATATGTCTCATTCTCATCCATGCATCAAAACTTGCTCACTCAGCTATGGATCCCTACAAAGCCCTCAACATCATCCTCAACCCAAACGGCACCCTCACACGCTTAAGCATTCCTCCGCAAAGCCCTCCCTCGCCAGATCCCACCCTCCCCACGCCGGTTCTCTCCAAAGACCTCCCCATCAACAAATCCAACCACACCTGGGCGCGGATCTACCTACCCCACCAAGCACAGGATCATTCCCCCAACCACAAACTACCCCTCATCGTCTTCTACCACGGCGGGGGCTTCCTCTTCTACAGTGCAGCCTCCACTTACTTCCACGACTTCTGCGTCAGAATGGCCCACGCCACGCAATCCGTCGTGGTTTCGGTCGACTACCGCCTCGCCCCGGAGCACCGCCTCCCCGCCGCCTACGAAGACTCCGTGGAGGCGCTGCACTGGATCAAAGCCTCCAAGGACCGCTGGTTGCGCCACGCCGATTACTCCCGCTGCTATCTCATGGGGGAGAGCGCCGGGGGGAACATTGCCTACACGGCGGGTCTACGTGCGGCGGCGGAGGTTGAGAACTTGAAACCGCTGAAGATTGAAGGGTTGATGTTGATTCAACCGTTTTTTGGTGGGACGAAGAGGAGTCCATCAGAGATAAGGCTTGCTGAGGACAAGACTATACCTTTGCCTATCACTGATCTGATGTGGAATCTGTCGTTGCCCTTTGGCGTTGACCGTGACTACGAGTACTCAAATCCAACGGTTCATGGCGGGGATAAGATTCTGGATGGGATTAAGGTTCTTGGGTGGAGGGTTGCGGTGTTTGGGTGTGAAGGGGACCCACTGGTGGACCGCGAGAGAGAGCTGGTGAAATTGCTTCAGCAGAAGGGTGTCCACGTGGCAGGAAAGTTTTACGAAGGGGGTCGACATGGCATCTTTGTCGGTGACCCTTCCATGTCTGTCCATGTCTTTAATCATCTTAAAACTCTTTATTGA